One Dysosmobacter welbionis DNA segment encodes these proteins:
- a CDS encoding amidohydrolase, whose amino-acid sequence MNVQEVAAQYGEYLIEKRRYFHQHPEVSTKEYHTSKAIKEALDEIGVSWRPCGLETGVLVTIQGAKPGKTILLRGDMDALTVQETTGAPYASKNEGIMHACGHDCHIAMLLTATRILHDMKEELCGTVKLAFQPAEEVALGAKSMVEQGALDGVDACFAIHVWTDVKSGMVSLEAGPRMASADEFHITVKGKGCHGAQPERGVDAAVVTAAIINNLQSVISREISPMDPAVVTVGTIQAGTRWNVVAENSYMTGTTRCFSNEVWETFEERMERVIKGTAEAYRAEAELEYLRIVPPTVNDEAVVSIAQKSAVAVLGENCLASNPATTGGEDFSYFMQRVPGAIALLGTGNEACGAVWPNHSGNFCVDEAQLLKGAMLYAQVAMDFNAQ is encoded by the coding sequence ATGAATGTGCAAGAGGTCGCCGCCCAATACGGAGAGTATCTGATCGAAAAGCGCCGCTATTTCCATCAGCATCCTGAAGTCAGCACCAAGGAATATCACACCAGCAAGGCAATCAAAGAGGCGCTGGACGAGATAGGCGTTTCCTGGCGGCCCTGTGGGCTGGAGACGGGTGTGCTGGTCACCATTCAAGGCGCAAAGCCCGGCAAGACCATTTTGCTTCGCGGAGATATGGATGCCTTGACGGTTCAGGAAACCACCGGGGCGCCTTATGCGAGCAAAAACGAGGGCATTATGCATGCCTGCGGCCATGACTGCCATATTGCGATGCTCCTGACCGCCACCCGCATCCTTCATGACATGAAAGAAGAACTGTGCGGCACGGTAAAACTGGCTTTCCAGCCTGCGGAGGAGGTAGCTCTGGGTGCCAAGTCCATGGTTGAGCAGGGCGCTTTGGACGGCGTGGACGCATGTTTTGCCATTCATGTGTGGACAGATGTGAAGTCCGGCATGGTTTCTCTGGAAGCCGGCCCCCGGATGGCGTCGGCAGACGAATTCCATATCACTGTGAAGGGAAAGGGGTGCCACGGCGCACAGCCGGAGCGGGGTGTGGACGCAGCTGTTGTAACGGCTGCCATCATCAATAACCTGCAGTCCGTCATCAGCCGGGAGATCTCGCCTATGGACCCGGCGGTCGTTACCGTAGGGACGATCCAGGCGGGCACCCGTTGGAATGTAGTGGCGGAGAACAGCTATATGACAGGAACCACCCGCTGCTTCAGCAATGAGGTGTGGGAAACCTTTGAGGAACGGATGGAAAGAGTTATCAAAGGCACAGCCGAGGCTTACCGCGCTGAGGCAGAGCTGGAGTACCTGCGCATCGTGCCGCCCACTGTCAATGATGAGGCGGTGGTTTCCATCGCCCAAAAATCCGCGGTTGCTGTCCTGGGTGAGAATTGCCTCGCATCCAATCCGGCTACCACCGGCGGCGAAGACTTCTCCTACTTCATGCAGAGGGTGCCGGGAGCAATCGCACTGCTGGGAACCGGAAACGAGGCCTGCGGAGCCGTTTGGCCAAACCATTCCGGCAATTTCTGCGTGGATGAGGCACAGCTTTTGAAGGGCGCCATGCTCTATGCGCAGGTGGCAATGGATTTCAACGCACAGTAA
- a CDS encoding macro domain-containing protein, with amino-acid sequence MPYHLWMGNIVNIATDAIVNAANTELKRTPGICEAIFAAADSAKLEEACRRHGHCPIGHSVMTPSFGLPARYIIHVAGPGWFGGAERERLLLADCYRRAMTRAVTSGCKSIAFPLIFSGEYHIPREEAIYIAGQAITDFIRRSPALDVVLVLYKPGIYLMAKRILGWDDTHSYETSAK; translated from the coding sequence ATGCCGTATCATCTTTGGATGGGAAATATCGTAAATATTGCCACGGATGCCATTGTAAATGCTGCAAACACAGAACTGAAGCGTACGCCGGGGATCTGTGAGGCAATTTTCGCCGCAGCGGATAGTGCAAAGCTGGAGGAGGCTTGCCGACGTCATGGCCATTGTCCTATCGGACATTCTGTGATGACGCCGTCCTTTGGGCTGCCGGCCCGCTATATTATTCACGTGGCCGGACCTGGCTGGTTTGGAGGCGCGGAGCGAGAGCGGTTACTGCTGGCAGACTGCTACCGCCGCGCCATGACAAGGGCAGTGACCAGCGGATGCAAAAGCATTGCGTTTCCACTTATTTTTTCGGGAGAATATCACATCCCACGAGAAGAAGCAATCTATATTGCCGGCCAAGCGATTACGGACTTTATACGCCGGAGTCCTGCCTTGGATGTGGTTCTGGTCCTTTACAAGCCGGGAATCTATCTGATGGCCAAACGGATTTTGGGATGGGACGATACACACAGTTATGAAACGAGCGCCAAATGA
- a CDS encoding IS66 family transposase, translating into MRGVIHYLLKQWPYLIRYLEYEQLEVSANRAEHNIKSFIMSRKNWLFINTNTPAGTQTSAVPQFH; encoded by the coding sequence ATGAGAGGAGTTATCCATTATCTGCTGAAGCAGTGGCCGTACCTGATCCGGTATCTGGAATACGAGCAACTAGAAGTGAGTGCCAACCGCGCCGAGCATAACATAAAGTCGTTCATAATGAGCAGGAAGAATTGGCTATTTATCAATACGAATACGCCCGCTGGTACGCAGACCAGCGCAGTTCCACAGTTTCATTGA
- a CDS encoding Na+/H+ antiporter NhaC family protein yields the protein MEYGIWTLIPVLFVIAFALKTKRTLEPLIFGTLLTYVITSAARIPSEGVYALSHIATDWMDAFFRVATDYSHQWVFLVCALFGSLITLLGESHGTLGFTRALGKLCRGPRSTMMVTWIMGILIFVDDYLNIMTLSTCMKKLTDQRRVPREALSYIIDSTGAPVCAILPFSTWAIFFSGLFFTQPGIAELGYGTAIETFYHVIPFAFYAIAAVIIVPLFIVGVVPKLGRMRTAYRRLQETGKVYSPESAPLNEEDESEFQTQGSLMDFILPVGVLIILAIISGELFLAVVAAIAVCFVLYIPRGKMSFSRFCDLAMHGFCNMIPTVAIIFFAFVMQEAMTDIGIADYIITLVQPHVNAVIFPLVTFLVVAILNFSTGSVWGIPAIVAPILLPLAESIGTNLLLVMGAIVSGATLGSHACFYSDATVLTSSCCKIENMDHALSQIPYALCASGISALGYLVCGALL from the coding sequence ATGGAATATGGAATATGGACACTGATCCCCGTCCTGTTCGTCATTGCCTTTGCGCTGAAAACAAAGCGGACTCTGGAACCGTTGATCTTTGGAACTCTGCTGACCTATGTGATTACCAGCGCTGCACGGATCCCGTCCGAGGGAGTGTATGCACTGTCTCACATCGCCACCGACTGGATGGATGCTTTTTTCCGCGTGGCGACAGATTATTCGCACCAATGGGTCTTTTTGGTGTGCGCGTTGTTCGGCAGCCTCATTACGCTGTTGGGAGAATCCCATGGAACACTGGGATTTACAAGGGCGCTTGGAAAGCTCTGCCGGGGGCCAAGGTCCACCATGATGGTCACCTGGATCATGGGGATTCTTATTTTTGTGGATGACTATTTGAATATCATGACACTGAGCACCTGCATGAAAAAACTGACCGACCAACGCCGTGTGCCCCGGGAGGCCCTGTCTTACATCATCGATTCCACCGGCGCGCCGGTGTGTGCCATTCTGCCGTTCTCTACCTGGGCAATCTTCTTTTCCGGGCTATTTTTCACGCAGCCGGGGATTGCGGAGCTGGGCTATGGAACGGCGATAGAGACATTCTATCACGTGATCCCCTTTGCCTTTTACGCCATCGCAGCGGTTATCATCGTGCCGCTGTTTATCGTTGGCGTTGTTCCCAAGCTGGGGCGGATGCGGACCGCTTACCGCCGCCTTCAGGAGACCGGCAAGGTCTATTCGCCGGAGAGCGCACCGCTCAACGAGGAGGATGAGTCGGAATTTCAGACACAGGGCAGCCTCATGGACTTTATCCTGCCGGTGGGCGTGTTGATTATCTTGGCAATCATTTCCGGAGAGCTGTTTCTGGCCGTGGTTGCTGCGATTGCAGTGTGCTTTGTACTCTATATTCCCAGAGGCAAAATGAGCTTTTCCAGGTTCTGTGATCTGGCGATGCACGGCTTTTGCAACATGATTCCCACGGTGGCCATCATCTTCTTTGCGTTTGTCATGCAGGAGGCAATGACCGATATCGGGATTGCCGATTACATCATTACCCTGGTGCAGCCCCATGTCAATGCCGTGATCTTCCCTCTGGTGACATTTCTGGTGGTGGCGATCCTGAATTTCAGTACAGGCAGCGTGTGGGGGATTCCGGCCATCGTTGCGCCAATCCTGCTGCCGCTGGCGGAGAGCATCGGCACAAATCTGCTCCTGGTCATGGGGGCGATTGTCTCGGGCGCCACGCTCGGCAGCCATGCCTGCTTCTATTCCGATGCCACGGTATTGACATCCAGCTGCTGTAAGATCGAGAACATGGATCATGCGTTGTCTCAGATTCCGTATGCGCTGTGTGCCAGCGGAATTTCCGCTTTGGGGTATCTGGTATGCGGTGCTCTGCTGTAA
- a CDS encoding serine dehydratase subunit alpha family protein, producing the protein MNRKLICQILNHEMMLATGCTEPAAIALTAAIAREQLDGELEHIKVRASANIIKNAMSAGIPGTNYTGINYAAALGAVCGAVDRQLRVVDDARPEDIERAAHLVENGYVDVRRAFDPDKLYVEVELVNKEHQSRAIIKGAHTNVILVERDHQRVGCELPGQTMETDITPEQISRTLNIRTIYEFVETMDRRQDDLHMIQEAIEVNGHIAQLGAAGDYGLNIGHGIRNNQEAGLMGHDVVMDAVAMTASGVDARMAGANAPVITNSGSGNQGITATVPILSAAKSLGIDEERTFRAVTLSNLMAIHIHADFGPLSGLCGATIAAAAAACGLVYLQGGTLEQIGFAVNNMFGNVSGMLCDGAKADCALKISTCVFAAFQCAAMALRSESVKATDGIVETDPEETIRNFVRLGNEGSSKCDDLILEMLLQK; encoded by the coding sequence ATGAATCGGAAACTGATTTGTCAAATATTGAATCATGAGATGATGCTGGCCACCGGCTGCACAGAGCCTGCCGCGATTGCGCTGACAGCCGCCATTGCCCGAGAGCAGTTGGATGGAGAGCTGGAGCATATCAAGGTCAGGGCCAGCGCGAATATCATCAAGAACGCGATGTCTGCGGGGATACCCGGAACGAACTATACTGGAATAAATTATGCAGCTGCTTTGGGTGCTGTGTGCGGGGCGGTGGACCGCCAGCTCCGGGTTGTGGATGACGCCCGCCCGGAAGACATTGAAAGAGCGGCCCATCTTGTGGAAAATGGATATGTGGACGTGAGAAGGGCGTTTGATCCGGACAAGCTGTATGTGGAAGTTGAACTGGTGAATAAAGAACACCAGTCCCGCGCCATTATTAAGGGAGCGCATACCAATGTGATCCTTGTGGAGCGGGACCACCAGAGGGTGGGCTGTGAGCTGCCCGGGCAGACGATGGAAACGGATATCACGCCGGAGCAGATCAGCAGGACGCTGAATATCCGGACGATCTATGAATTTGTGGAGACGATGGATCGCCGACAGGATGATTTACACATGATCCAAGAGGCCATCGAAGTCAATGGGCATATCGCGCAGCTGGGCGCAGCGGGTGATTACGGACTGAATATCGGCCATGGTATCCGGAACAATCAGGAAGCGGGGCTGATGGGGCACGATGTTGTCATGGATGCCGTAGCCATGACTGCCAGCGGGGTGGACGCCAGAATGGCGGGAGCCAATGCCCCGGTCATCACAAATTCCGGATCCGGCAATCAGGGCATTACCGCAACAGTTCCCATCTTGTCTGCCGCGAAGAGTCTTGGTATTGATGAAGAGAGAACGTTTCGCGCCGTCACGCTGAGCAACCTGATGGCGATTCATATCCACGCGGATTTCGGACCGCTCTCCGGGCTCTGCGGGGCGACCATTGCCGCTGCCGCCGCAGCCTGCGGCTTGGTGTATCTACAAGGAGGCACGCTGGAGCAGATCGGATTTGCTGTAAACAATATGTTTGGGAATGTGAGCGGAATGCTCTGTGACGGTGCCAAGGCAGACTGCGCCTTGAAGATCAGCACCTGTGTCTTTGCCGCCTTCCAATGTGCCGCTATGGCCCTTCGGAGTGAAAGCGTGAAAGCGACAGATGGAATTGTAGAAACAGACCCGGAAGAAACGATCAGAAATTTCGTGCGGCTTGGGAATGAGGGTTCCTCTAAATGTGATGATTTGATTTTGGAGATGCTTCTTCAGAAATAG
- a CDS encoding sensor histidine kinase, which produces MRKPMSLRLRVTLLCAALLTLCCLLLTVTNNFSAIRMADAIQAVPLLPAQRAELEDSVSLPMAELHISDTIQQAQGAFHMQSLLAMVAILALGLFLIYRLVGKALAPLDTLTCRIRERTAADLAQPVEIPDSGDEAAAVALAFNQMSQRLNQVFVMQRNFSRNAAHEFRTPLAVLKTRIGLFRKKQDFRPQATLELLQIVEGEVDRLSAMVSELLELTNLERASRGERLSSGQLIRSAADQAAPQAEARSITILVDAAPCTLAGNAELLRQAVCNLVENAVKYSPAGSVVHIAGHRDGEWFQIVVADQGPGIPESLRQRIFEPFFRVDDSRSRQLGGAGLGLALVRAIAEFHGGAVYVEKSRGAGSRFVLKLPCEQDPPPD; this is translated from the coding sequence ATGAGGAAACCGATGTCCCTGCGCCTGCGGGTCACTCTGCTCTGCGCAGCCCTGCTGACGCTCTGCTGCCTCCTGCTCACTGTGACTAACAATTTTTCGGCCATCCGGATGGCCGACGCCATTCAGGCGGTGCCGCTTCTTCCGGCGCAGCGCGCAGAGCTGGAAGACAGTGTCAGCCTGCCCATGGCGGAACTGCATATCAGCGATACGATCCAGCAGGCTCAGGGGGCGTTCCACATGCAGAGCCTGCTGGCCATGGTTGCCATCCTGGCGTTGGGCCTGTTCCTCATATACCGGCTGGTTGGAAAAGCCCTTGCTCCGTTGGACACACTCACTTGCCGGATCCGGGAGCGGACGGCTGCGGATCTGGCGCAGCCCGTTGAGATCCCCGACAGCGGGGATGAGGCGGCCGCAGTGGCCCTGGCGTTCAATCAGATGTCCCAGCGGCTGAACCAGGTCTTCGTCATGCAGAGGAACTTCTCCCGCAACGCGGCCCATGAATTCCGCACACCGCTGGCAGTCCTAAAGACCCGAATCGGCCTGTTCCGCAAAAAGCAGGACTTCCGCCCCCAGGCCACACTGGAGCTGCTCCAGATCGTCGAGGGGGAGGTGGACCGCTTGTCCGCCATGGTGAGCGAACTCTTGGAGCTGACCAATCTGGAGCGGGCATCCCGCGGAGAGCGGCTCTCCTCCGGCCAGCTGATCCGGAGCGCCGCGGACCAGGCCGCCCCCCAGGCGGAAGCGCGGAGCATCACCATTTTGGTGGATGCCGCGCCCTGTACCCTGGCCGGAAATGCAGAGCTGCTCCGGCAGGCGGTATGCAATCTGGTGGAAAATGCCGTCAAGTACAGCCCGGCCGGCAGCGTTGTACACATCGCGGGCCACCGGGATGGGGAATGGTTCCAAATCGTGGTTGCCGACCAGGGACCCGGCATCCCGGAATCGCTCCGCCAGCGGATTTTCGAGCCCTTTTTCCGGGTGGATGATTCCCGCTCCCGACAGCTGGGCGGTGCCGGACTTGGACTGGCACTGGTGCGGGCCATCGCGGAGTTCCACGGCGGCGCTGTTTATGTGGAAAAATCCCGGGGAGCGGGAAGCCGATTCGTCCTGAAGCTGCCATGCGAACAGGATCCTCCGCCGGATTGA
- a CDS encoding DUF1904 family protein yields MPAVAEALACPVEWISFEYVPSVYFAAEADKERCPMVEIYWFKRPVELMQKISSIFSEELSRVGINRVIIQIIDTLRENYFDLTYGAK; encoded by the coding sequence ATCCCTGCCGTGGCAGAGGCGCTGGCGTGCCCCGTGGAGTGGATTTCTTTTGAATATGTACCCTCTGTATACTTTGCGGCAGAGGCAGACAAGGAGCGCTGCCCCATGGTGGAGATCTACTGGTTCAAGCGACCTGTGGAACTGATGCAGAAGATTTCCAGTATCTTCTCCGAAGAATTGTCCCGGGTTGGCATCAACCGGGTGATTATTCAGATCATTGATACCCTGCGGGAGAATTATTTCGATTTGACCTACGGTGCCAAATAG
- a CDS encoding response regulator transcription factor: protein MRILVVEDERLLCDGIAEDLRLEKYTVDCCYDGPAACERLFVEPYDLVVLDLNLPGMDGLELLRHIRTEQPELRVLILSARSQLSDKVAGLDLGADDYLTKPFALEELEARVRTLLRREFRQRESLVQVGALTLNTVTREVSGRGEPLPLTPREFAILEHLMLHRGCWISQEELMEHIWEADANPFSNAVRMHISSLRKKLRKRLGHDPIQTKVGRGYRLAGEETA from the coding sequence ATGCGGATTTTGGTGGTGGAGGATGAGCGTCTCCTGTGCGACGGGATCGCGGAGGATCTGAGACTGGAAAAATACACGGTGGATTGCTGCTACGATGGTCCGGCGGCCTGTGAGCGGCTGTTTGTGGAACCCTATGATCTGGTGGTCCTGGATCTGAACCTGCCAGGCATGGATGGGCTGGAGCTGCTCCGGCACATCCGGACGGAACAGCCGGAGCTGCGGGTGCTGATTCTTTCCGCCCGGTCACAGCTCTCAGACAAGGTGGCAGGGCTGGATCTGGGCGCGGACGATTACCTGACCAAGCCGTTCGCCCTGGAGGAATTGGAGGCCCGGGTGCGGACGCTGCTGCGCCGGGAATTTCGTCAGCGGGAGTCCCTTGTACAGGTGGGCGCGCTGACCCTAAACACCGTGACCCGGGAGGTCTCCGGCCGTGGGGAACCCCTTCCCCTGACGCCCCGGGAATTTGCCATCCTGGAGCATCTGATGCTTCACCGGGGATGCTGGATCAGCCAGGAGGAGCTGATGGAGCATATCTGGGAGGCGGATGCCAACCCCTTCAGCAACGCCGTGCGGATGCACATCTCCTCGCTCCGGAAAAAACTGCGGAAGCGGCTGGGCCATGATCCGATCCAGACCAAGGTAGGTCGGGGCTATCGCCTGGCCGGAGAGGAGACGGCATGA
- a CDS encoding M20 metallopeptidase family protein, with protein MVEIRRDIHRHPEIGRNEVRTSALIRKKLEEYGVDAIERPVPTAVVALIHGARGPGRCVALRCDIDALPVQEETGLPYTSENPGIMHACGHDMHASMMLGAAKILCGMRERFAGCVKLIFQHSEDTLPGGAKELVEKGVLENPHVDAIYGMHVLPDAHRAGQVGFHIGPITTSVDLFDFTVSGRGGHGSQPQNTTDPVLAAAQMIVMMQQIVARRVDPMEMAVFSLGSIHGGDAPNVIPAEVKFGGVTRAYSESVRSVIKEQVQAIAKGIEAASGNTVHIHYADGYPSAFNDKELMDLAADAVRKELGEDAVVPCPIQCLSVRISASMESWVVSPAPI; from the coding sequence ATGGTAGAGATTCGCAGGGATATTCACCGCCATCCTGAGATTGGAAGAAACGAGGTAAGGACATCGGCCCTGATTCGAAAGAAGCTGGAGGAATACGGGGTTGATGCAATCGAACGGCCTGTACCAACCGCCGTTGTAGCGTTGATCCATGGAGCCAGAGGCCCGGGCCGCTGCGTGGCACTGCGCTGCGATATCGACGCATTGCCCGTGCAGGAGGAAACCGGACTGCCGTATACCAGTGAGAATCCGGGGATTATGCACGCCTGCGGCCACGATATGCATGCATCCATGATGCTGGGCGCGGCCAAGATCCTGTGCGGAATGAGAGAGCGTTTTGCGGGCTGTGTCAAGCTGATATTCCAACATAGCGAAGATACATTACCTGGCGGCGCCAAGGAGCTTGTGGAAAAAGGCGTGCTGGAAAACCCCCATGTGGACGCGATCTATGGAATGCATGTGCTGCCGGACGCCCACCGGGCAGGACAGGTTGGGTTCCACATCGGGCCCATAACAACTTCCGTGGACCTGTTCGACTTCACCGTCTCCGGCAGAGGGGGACATGGCTCTCAGCCGCAGAATACAACGGACCCCGTGCTGGCTGCCGCCCAGATGATCGTGATGATGCAGCAGATCGTCGCCCGCCGGGTGGACCCTATGGAGATGGCAGTATTCTCCCTGGGGAGCATCCATGGCGGCGACGCGCCCAATGTGATCCCGGCGGAGGTCAAGTTTGGCGGCGTGACCAGAGCGTATTCGGAAAGTGTGCGAAGCGTGATTAAGGAACAGGTCCAGGCAATTGCAAAAGGTATCGAGGCCGCCTCCGGAAATACAGTACATATTCACTATGCCGACGGATATCCCAGCGCTTTCAATGACAAAGAGCTGATGGATCTTGCCGCTGACGCGGTCCGAAAGGAATTGGGTGAGGACGCGGTGGTCCCATGCCCGATCCAATGCCTTTCAGTGAGGATTTCAGCTTCTATGGAAAGCTGGGTGGTATCCCCAGCGCCTATCTGA
- a CDS encoding nitroreductase family protein: protein MVTNEVLNTILSRKGVKQYKSNPVPRELLEAIVAAGIAAPNAFNRQAWHFSVITNKTLLEEIDAETNHRLGDEEGYHSLYGAPVLIVISSARDNNFAKQDCSAANENMALAAKSLGLASRYLDVPNLYTNTPEGAGCKEMCGIPKDYDTVCFLCLGYSDDISEQPTPKRGDVVNYVD from the coding sequence ATGGTGACCAATGAAGTTCTCAATACAATCCTAAGTCGCAAAGGCGTAAAGCAATACAAGTCGAATCCTGTGCCCCGGGAGCTACTGGAGGCCATCGTGGCAGCCGGTATTGCGGCCCCCAACGCCTTCAACCGGCAGGCGTGGCATTTTTCTGTGATAACCAACAAAACCCTGCTGGAGGAGATCGACGCAGAAACCAATCACCGCTTAGGGGATGAAGAAGGCTACCATTCCCTGTACGGTGCGCCGGTTCTGATTGTCATCTCCTCGGCCCGGGACAATAACTTTGCAAAGCAAGACTGCTCCGCCGCCAATGAGAACATGGCCCTGGCCGCCAAGTCCCTAGGACTGGCCTCCCGGTATCTGGATGTACCCAACCTGTACACTAATACCCCGGAGGGCGCCGGGTGCAAGGAGATGTGCGGAATTCCCAAGGACTATGACACAGTGTGCTTCTTGTGCCTGGGATATTCCGATGATATTAGCGAACAGCCCACGCCAAAGCGAGGGGATGTCGTAAATTATGTAGACTAA
- a CDS encoding amidohydrolase, which translates to MNYKELAEQALDYIVEQRRWCHQNPELSLEEVQTTEHIAAELQKMGYTEIQRFPDHTGLCAMLRGGKAEKACRTVALRADIDALPVEEKTGLPFASRNKGVMHACGHDCHISMLLGAAKMLMETKDELQGNVKLIFQAAEETCHGAEYYVEAGILDGVDAIMGQHVWATLEEPYINVQAGPRMASVDNFVIKVDGVSAHGTQPHLGVDALLAAAAIVSNIQSFVSRTNDPLNPLVVNIGEMHAGQRYNIIANHAELFGTTRTYNAEFRMKIEAGLRRIAENTAKAFGATATVEYDYYANSLYNDDEELNKIAHDAAVKLYGEACLKELPQMMGSEDFAFFADKIPAVFGFLGTRNEELGMTVGNHNDRYTVHEPVLQRGAALYAQFAADYLERGK; encoded by the coding sequence ATGAACTATAAAGAACTGGCTGAACAGGCATTGGATTACATTGTGGAACAGCGCAGATGGTGCCACCAGAACCCGGAACTGAGCCTCGAGGAAGTCCAGACCACAGAGCATATTGCGGCAGAGCTTCAGAAAATGGGCTATACCGAGATCCAACGCTTCCCGGACCATACCGGATTATGTGCGATGCTGCGGGGGGGAAAGGCCGAAAAGGCGTGCAGAACTGTGGCTCTCCGGGCGGATATTGATGCCTTGCCGGTAGAGGAAAAGACAGGCCTGCCCTTTGCAAGCCGAAATAAGGGCGTCATGCATGCCTGCGGCCATGACTGCCATATCTCCATGCTTCTCGGTGCGGCAAAGATGCTGATGGAGACGAAAGACGAATTGCAAGGCAACGTCAAACTGATTTTCCAGGCTGCGGAGGAGACCTGCCACGGTGCGGAATACTATGTTGAAGCGGGTATCCTTGATGGCGTGGATGCCATTATGGGCCAGCACGTGTGGGCGACACTGGAGGAGCCATACATCAATGTGCAGGCGGGGCCCCGCATGGCCAGTGTGGATAACTTTGTAATCAAGGTAGATGGCGTTTCCGCCCATGGGACACAGCCGCATCTGGGTGTGGACGCACTTTTGGCTGCCGCAGCGATTGTCAGCAATATCCAGTCATTTGTCTCCAGAACGAACGACCCCTTAAACCCGCTGGTAGTAAATATCGGAGAGATGCACGCCGGACAGCGGTATAATATTATTGCAAACCATGCGGAACTGTTTGGAACCACCCGGACTTATAACGCAGAATTCCGTATGAAGATTGAAGCGGGGCTGCGGCGGATTGCTGAAAACACAGCCAAGGCTTTTGGCGCGACTGCCACGGTTGAATATGATTACTATGCAAACTCTCTTTATAACGATGATGAAGAGTTGAATAAAATCGCCCATGACGCAGCTGTGAAACTCTATGGGGAAGCGTGTTTGAAAGAACTTCCCCAGATGATGGGCAGTGAGGATTTTGCTTTCTTTGCCGATAAGATTCCAGCGGTGTTCGGTTTTCTTGGAACGAGAAATGAGGAACTCGGTATGACGGTGGGGAACCACAACGACCGCTATACAGTCCATGAGCCGGTGCTGCAGAGGGGGGCCGCACTGTATGCGCAGTTTGCGGCAGACTATCTGGAGCGTGGCAAATAA